In a single window of the Paramisgurnus dabryanus chromosome 23, PD_genome_1.1, whole genome shotgun sequence genome:
- the ppp6r3 gene encoding serine/threonine-protein phosphatase 6 regulatory subunit 3 isoform X1, whose amino-acid sequence MFWKFDLHTTSHIDTLLEKDDVTLTEVMDEEDVLQECKAQNHKLVDFLVRPQCMEDLVVYITQEPNDDVEEKIKYKYPNISCELLTSDVSQINDRLGEDESLLMKLYSFLQNEPPLNPLLASFFSKVLSILIGRKPEQIVEFLRKREDFVDLMIKHIGTSAIMDLLLRMLTCIEPQQLRQDVLSWLNEEKVIQRLMDMVQPSQDEDRHSNASQSLCEIIRLSRDQMFQVQGCSEPDPLLATLEKQETVEQLLSNIFDKEKNESAIVSVIQILLTLFETRRPAFEGHLEICPPGMNHPSFSVNQSILDAVRPRLKDFHQLLLEPPKKTVLNTTWGVLDPPVGNTRLNVVRLVTSLLQTNTHIINQELIALNTLGVILDMYFKYLWNNFLHTQVEICTAMILAMPSTQSETPEINRDTDQEPIRENILIKHLFQKCQLIQRILDAWGSNEKEQAEGGRRRGYMGHLTRIANSVVHNSDKGPNAAQIQQLISGSSQSVLLYQVLFQAVFTNLVHLFAELSEEDRERWEAFTSGQLADTNKKNTVDLVNTHHIHSSSDDEVDFKDSGFHQDSSLQQAFSDYQMQQMTSNFIEQFGFNDEEFADQDDVGDIPFDRISDINFSLNTNESANMALFEACCKEKIQQFEDAGSDEEDIWDEKDVTFAPEAQRRSRSSGSTDSEESTDSEEEDGKRDPFESGNATSDDRMEVDNGDGQVWTANFDDIPMDTGSSATPNAPTSASRPTLPEPSGWSSPNTAADGETGWADFSSFTPVSPKDPLRSNSPVAMETSIEATDPLGVNAPMPQENTDQWLSNDITPTFPSGKVEASEPEEEPASDRITETVTNGSMKETVSLTVDAKTETAVFKRVLKSYREEEKLSTSEDASAKLLAAETGESEKNNCPSNCQKPGLKHLDEKANATCDALNGPLEDEATMDEAKSEQRAANPEATVNGPA is encoded by the exons ATGTTTTGGAAGTTTGATCTGCACACGACGTCCCACATCGACACACTCCTGGAGAAAGATGACGTGACGTTGACGGAGGTGATGGATGAGGAGGACGTCCTGCAGGAGTGCAAGGCTCAGAACCACAAGCTCGTGGACTTCCTGGTAAGACCACAGTGCATGGAGGACCTCGTGGTGTACATCACCCAGGAGCCCAACGATGATGTGGAGGAGAAGATCAAATACAA GTATCCCAACATATCATGTGAACTCCTGACCTCAGATGTTAGCCAGATCAATGACAGACTTGGTGAAGATGAAAGCTTGCTAATGAAGCTCTACAGCTTCCTACAGAACGAGCCTCCACTCAACCCGCTGCTGGCTAGTTTCTTCAGCAAGGTCCTGAGCATCCTCATTGGGAGAAAACCAGAGCAG ATCGTGGAGTTCCTCAGAAAGCGGGAAGACTTTGTGGATCTGATGATCAAACACATAGGGACCTCAGCCATTATGGACCTCCTGCTCAGGATGCTCACCTGCATTGAGCCACAGCAGCTTCGACAAGATGTATTAAGT TGGCTGAATGAGGAGAAAGTTATACAACGGCTAATGGACATGGTGCAGCCGTCTCAGGATGAAGAT AGACACTCAAATGCGTCCCAGTCGCTCTGTGAGATCATTCGACTGAGCAGAGATCAGATGTTTCAAGTCCAGGGCTGTTCAGAGCCCGACCCCCTGCTGGCCACACTGGAGAA ACAAGAAACAGTAGAACAATTGCTGTCCAACATCTTTGACAAAGAGAAGAACGAGTCTGCTATTGTCAGTGTAATCCAGATTCTTCTTACCCTCTTTGAGACACGGAGACCGGC TTTTGAAGGCCATTTGGAGATTTGTCCACCTGGTATGAACCACCCATCATTCTCTGTCAATCAGAGCATTCTAGATGCTGTCAGGCCCAGACTCAAAGATTTTCACCAGCTTTTGCTTGAGCCCCCAAAG AAAACAGTCTTGAACACCACGTGGGGAGTGCTGGATCCACCCGTGGGAAACACTCGCCTTAATGTGGTGCGACTAGTGACCAGTCTTCTGCAGACCAATACTCATATCATTAACCAGGAGCTCATTGCCCTGAACACACTGGGAGTCATACTA GACATGTACTTCAAGTACTTATGGAATAACTTCCTACACACACAAGTAGAAATCTGTACGGCGATGATCTTAGCGATGCCTTCAACCCAAAGTGAAACTCCTGAAATTAACAGAGACACCGACCAAGAACCTATAAGAGAAAACatccttatcaaacat CTCTTTCAGAAGTGCCAGTTAATACAAAGAATTCTTGATGCCTGGGGATCAAATGAGAAGGAACA GGCTGAAGGTGGGCGACGGAGAGGTTACATGGGTCATCTGACAAGAATAGCAAACTCTGTAGTACACAATAGTGACAAGGGTCCCAACGCAGCACAGATTCAGCAGCTCATCTCAGGTTCGTCTCAGTCTGTATTACTTTATCAGGTTCTTTTCCAAGCTGTTTTTACTAATCTCGTTCATCTTTTTGCAGAACTTTCAGAGGAGGACAGGGAAAGATGGGAAGCGTTCACTTCAGGACAGCTAGCAGAtacaaacaagaaaaacactgtaGACTTA GTTAACACGCATCACATACACTCATCCAGTGATGATGAGGTAGATTTCAAAGACAGCGGTTTTCATCAGGACTCCTCCCTACAGCAA GCCTTTTCTGATTATCAGATGCAACAAATGACGTCCAATTTTATTGAGCAGTTTGGCTTCAATGACGAAGAGTTTGCCGATCAGGATGATGTCGGGGA TATTCCCTTTGATAGAATATCAGACATCAACTTTTCCTTGAACACAAATGAAAGT GCAAACATGGCGCTCTTTGAAGCCTGCTGTAAAGAGAAAATCCAGCAGTTTGAAGATGCCGGCTCTGACGAGGAGGATATTTGGGACGAGAAAGACGTCACTTTCGCACCGGAAGCTCAGAGACGTTCTAG AAGCTCAGGAAGTACAGACAGCGAGGAGAGCACGGATTCTGAGGAGGAAGATGGCAAACGAGACCCATTTGAGTCTGGGAACGCCACATCAGATGACAGAATGGAAGTGGACAATGGGGATG GTCAAGTCTGGACGGCAAATTTTGATGACATACCAATGGACACTGGCAGCTCAGCGACTCCCAACGCACCCACGTCAGCCTCCCGGCCTACTTTGCCTGAACCTTCAGGCTGGAGCTCTCCAAACACTGCTGCTGATGGTGAGACGGGCTGGGCCGACTTCTCGAGCTTCACACCTGTCAG CCCCAAGGATCCTTTGAGGAGCAATTCCCCTGTAGCCATGGAGACCAGCATAGAGGCGACGGACCCTCTGGGTGTCAATGCACCCATGCCACAAGAAA ACACAGATCAGTGGCTTTCCAACGACATCACCCCCACATTCCCCAGTGGAAAGGTAGAGGCCTCAGAACCCGAGGAAGAGCCCGCCAGCGACCGCATCACCGAAACGGTCACCAACGGCTCCATGAAGGAGACGGTCAGTCTTACTGTAGACGCCAAAACCGAAACTGCTGTTTTCAAAAG AGTGTTGAAATCGTATCG CGAGGAAGAGAAACTATCTACCTCTGAAGATGCATCTGCAAAGCTCCTTGCTGCCGAGACTGGAGAGTCGGAGAAGAACAATTGTCCAAGCAACTGTCAGAAACCAGG TTTAAAGCACTTAGATGAAAAAGCAAACGCCACTTGCGACGCTCTAAATGGACCTCTAGAGGATGAGGCCACTATGGACGAAGCCAA ATCAGAGCAGCGCGCTGCCAACCCCGAGGCAACGGTGAACGGTCCAGCGTGA
- the ppp6r3 gene encoding serine/threonine-protein phosphatase 6 regulatory subunit 3 isoform X4 has product MFWKFDLHTTSHIDTLLEKDDVTLTEVMDEEDVLQECKAQNHKLVDFLVRPQCMEDLVVYITQEPNDDVEEKIKYKYPNISCELLTSDVSQINDRLGEDESLLMKLYSFLQNEPPLNPLLASFFSKVLSILIGRKPEQIVEFLRKREDFVDLMIKHIGTSAIMDLLLRMLTCIEPQQLRQDVLSWLNEEKVIQRLMDMVQPSQDEDRHSNASQSLCEIIRLSRDQMFQVQGCSEPDPLLATLEKQETVEQLLSNIFDKEKNESAIVSVIQILLTLFETRRPAFEGHLEICPPGMNHPSFSVNQSILDAVRPRLKDFHQLLLEPPKKTVLNTTWGVLDPPVGNTRLNVVRLVTSLLQTNTHIINQELIALNTLGVILDMYFKYLWNNFLHTQVEICTAMILAMPSTQSETPEINRDTDQEPIRENILIKHLFQKCQLIQRILDAWGSNEKEQAEGGRRRGYMGHLTRIANSVVHNSDKGPNAAQIQQLISELSEEDRERWEAFTSGQLADTNKKNTVDLVNTHHIHSSSDDEVDFKDSGFHQDSSLQQMQQMTSNFIEQFGFNDEEFADQDDVGDIPFDRISDINFSLNTNESANMALFEACCKEKIQQFEDAGSDEEDIWDEKDVTFAPEAQRRSRSSGSTDSEESTDSEEEDGKRDPFESGNATSDDRMEVDNGDGQVWTANFDDIPMDTGSSATPNAPTSASRPTLPEPSGWSSPNTAADGETGWADFSSFTPVSPKDPLRSNSPVAMETSIEATDPLGVNAPMPQENTDQWLSNDITPTFPSGKVEASEPEEEPASDRITETVTNGSMKETVSLTVDAKTETAVFKRVLKSYREEEKLSTSEDASAKLLAAETGESEKNNCPSNCQKPGLKHLDEKANATCDALNGPLEDEATMDEAKSEQRAANPEATVNGPA; this is encoded by the exons ATGTTTTGGAAGTTTGATCTGCACACGACGTCCCACATCGACACACTCCTGGAGAAAGATGACGTGACGTTGACGGAGGTGATGGATGAGGAGGACGTCCTGCAGGAGTGCAAGGCTCAGAACCACAAGCTCGTGGACTTCCTGGTAAGACCACAGTGCATGGAGGACCTCGTGGTGTACATCACCCAGGAGCCCAACGATGATGTGGAGGAGAAGATCAAATACAA GTATCCCAACATATCATGTGAACTCCTGACCTCAGATGTTAGCCAGATCAATGACAGACTTGGTGAAGATGAAAGCTTGCTAATGAAGCTCTACAGCTTCCTACAGAACGAGCCTCCACTCAACCCGCTGCTGGCTAGTTTCTTCAGCAAGGTCCTGAGCATCCTCATTGGGAGAAAACCAGAGCAG ATCGTGGAGTTCCTCAGAAAGCGGGAAGACTTTGTGGATCTGATGATCAAACACATAGGGACCTCAGCCATTATGGACCTCCTGCTCAGGATGCTCACCTGCATTGAGCCACAGCAGCTTCGACAAGATGTATTAAGT TGGCTGAATGAGGAGAAAGTTATACAACGGCTAATGGACATGGTGCAGCCGTCTCAGGATGAAGAT AGACACTCAAATGCGTCCCAGTCGCTCTGTGAGATCATTCGACTGAGCAGAGATCAGATGTTTCAAGTCCAGGGCTGTTCAGAGCCCGACCCCCTGCTGGCCACACTGGAGAA ACAAGAAACAGTAGAACAATTGCTGTCCAACATCTTTGACAAAGAGAAGAACGAGTCTGCTATTGTCAGTGTAATCCAGATTCTTCTTACCCTCTTTGAGACACGGAGACCGGC TTTTGAAGGCCATTTGGAGATTTGTCCACCTGGTATGAACCACCCATCATTCTCTGTCAATCAGAGCATTCTAGATGCTGTCAGGCCCAGACTCAAAGATTTTCACCAGCTTTTGCTTGAGCCCCCAAAG AAAACAGTCTTGAACACCACGTGGGGAGTGCTGGATCCACCCGTGGGAAACACTCGCCTTAATGTGGTGCGACTAGTGACCAGTCTTCTGCAGACCAATACTCATATCATTAACCAGGAGCTCATTGCCCTGAACACACTGGGAGTCATACTA GACATGTACTTCAAGTACTTATGGAATAACTTCCTACACACACAAGTAGAAATCTGTACGGCGATGATCTTAGCGATGCCTTCAACCCAAAGTGAAACTCCTGAAATTAACAGAGACACCGACCAAGAACCTATAAGAGAAAACatccttatcaaacat CTCTTTCAGAAGTGCCAGTTAATACAAAGAATTCTTGATGCCTGGGGATCAAATGAGAAGGAACA GGCTGAAGGTGGGCGACGGAGAGGTTACATGGGTCATCTGACAAGAATAGCAAACTCTGTAGTACACAATAGTGACAAGGGTCCCAACGCAGCACAGATTCAGCAGCTCATCTCAG AACTTTCAGAGGAGGACAGGGAAAGATGGGAAGCGTTCACTTCAGGACAGCTAGCAGAtacaaacaagaaaaacactgtaGACTTA GTTAACACGCATCACATACACTCATCCAGTGATGATGAGGTAGATTTCAAAGACAGCGGTTTTCATCAGGACTCCTCCCTACAGCAA ATGCAACAAATGACGTCCAATTTTATTGAGCAGTTTGGCTTCAATGACGAAGAGTTTGCCGATCAGGATGATGTCGGGGA TATTCCCTTTGATAGAATATCAGACATCAACTTTTCCTTGAACACAAATGAAAGT GCAAACATGGCGCTCTTTGAAGCCTGCTGTAAAGAGAAAATCCAGCAGTTTGAAGATGCCGGCTCTGACGAGGAGGATATTTGGGACGAGAAAGACGTCACTTTCGCACCGGAAGCTCAGAGACGTTCTAG AAGCTCAGGAAGTACAGACAGCGAGGAGAGCACGGATTCTGAGGAGGAAGATGGCAAACGAGACCCATTTGAGTCTGGGAACGCCACATCAGATGACAGAATGGAAGTGGACAATGGGGATG GTCAAGTCTGGACGGCAAATTTTGATGACATACCAATGGACACTGGCAGCTCAGCGACTCCCAACGCACCCACGTCAGCCTCCCGGCCTACTTTGCCTGAACCTTCAGGCTGGAGCTCTCCAAACACTGCTGCTGATGGTGAGACGGGCTGGGCCGACTTCTCGAGCTTCACACCTGTCAG CCCCAAGGATCCTTTGAGGAGCAATTCCCCTGTAGCCATGGAGACCAGCATAGAGGCGACGGACCCTCTGGGTGTCAATGCACCCATGCCACAAGAAA ACACAGATCAGTGGCTTTCCAACGACATCACCCCCACATTCCCCAGTGGAAAGGTAGAGGCCTCAGAACCCGAGGAAGAGCCCGCCAGCGACCGCATCACCGAAACGGTCACCAACGGCTCCATGAAGGAGACGGTCAGTCTTACTGTAGACGCCAAAACCGAAACTGCTGTTTTCAAAAG AGTGTTGAAATCGTATCG CGAGGAAGAGAAACTATCTACCTCTGAAGATGCATCTGCAAAGCTCCTTGCTGCCGAGACTGGAGAGTCGGAGAAGAACAATTGTCCAAGCAACTGTCAGAAACCAGG TTTAAAGCACTTAGATGAAAAAGCAAACGCCACTTGCGACGCTCTAAATGGACCTCTAGAGGATGAGGCCACTATGGACGAAGCCAA ATCAGAGCAGCGCGCTGCCAACCCCGAGGCAACGGTGAACGGTCCAGCGTGA
- the ppp6r3 gene encoding serine/threonine-protein phosphatase 6 regulatory subunit 3 isoform X5: MFWKFDLHTTSHIDTLLEKDDVTLTEVMDEEDVLQECKAQNHKLVDFLVRPQCMEDLVVYITQEPNDDVEEKIKYKYPNISCELLTSDVSQINDRLGEDESLLMKLYSFLQNEPPLNPLLASFFSKVLSILIGRKPEQIVEFLRKREDFVDLMIKHIGTSAIMDLLLRMLTCIEPQQLRQDVLSWLNEEKVIQRLMDMVQPSQDEDRHSNASQSLCEIIRLSRDQMFQVQGCSEPDPLLATLEKQETVEQLLSNIFDKEKNESAIVSVIQILLTLFETRRPAFEGHLEICPPGMNHPSFSVNQSILDAVRPRLKDFHQLLLEPPKKTVLNTTWGVLDPPVGNTRLNVVRLVTSLLQTNTHIINQELIALNTLGVILDMYFKYLWNNFLHTQVEICTAMILAMPSTQSETPEINRDTDQEPIRENILIKHLFQKCQLIQRILDAWGSNEKEQAEGGRRRGYMGHLTRIANSVVHNSDKGPNAAQIQQLISELSEEDRERWEAFTSGQLADTNKKNTVDLVNTHHIHSSSDDEVDFKDSGFHQDSSLQQFGFNDEEFADQDDVGDIPFDRISDINFSLNTNESANMALFEACCKEKIQQFEDAGSDEEDIWDEKDVTFAPEAQRRSRSSGSTDSEESTDSEEEDGKRDPFESGNATSDDRMEVDNGDGQVWTANFDDIPMDTGSSATPNAPTSASRPTLPEPSGWSSPNTAADGETGWADFSSFTPVSPKDPLRSNSPVAMETSIEATDPLGVNAPMPQENTDQWLSNDITPTFPSGKVEASEPEEEPASDRITETVTNGSMKETVSLTVDAKTETAVFKRVLKSYREEEKLSTSEDASAKLLAAETGESEKNNCPSNCQKPGLKHLDEKANATCDALNGPLEDEATMDEAKSEQRAANPEATVNGPA; the protein is encoded by the exons ATGTTTTGGAAGTTTGATCTGCACACGACGTCCCACATCGACACACTCCTGGAGAAAGATGACGTGACGTTGACGGAGGTGATGGATGAGGAGGACGTCCTGCAGGAGTGCAAGGCTCAGAACCACAAGCTCGTGGACTTCCTGGTAAGACCACAGTGCATGGAGGACCTCGTGGTGTACATCACCCAGGAGCCCAACGATGATGTGGAGGAGAAGATCAAATACAA GTATCCCAACATATCATGTGAACTCCTGACCTCAGATGTTAGCCAGATCAATGACAGACTTGGTGAAGATGAAAGCTTGCTAATGAAGCTCTACAGCTTCCTACAGAACGAGCCTCCACTCAACCCGCTGCTGGCTAGTTTCTTCAGCAAGGTCCTGAGCATCCTCATTGGGAGAAAACCAGAGCAG ATCGTGGAGTTCCTCAGAAAGCGGGAAGACTTTGTGGATCTGATGATCAAACACATAGGGACCTCAGCCATTATGGACCTCCTGCTCAGGATGCTCACCTGCATTGAGCCACAGCAGCTTCGACAAGATGTATTAAGT TGGCTGAATGAGGAGAAAGTTATACAACGGCTAATGGACATGGTGCAGCCGTCTCAGGATGAAGAT AGACACTCAAATGCGTCCCAGTCGCTCTGTGAGATCATTCGACTGAGCAGAGATCAGATGTTTCAAGTCCAGGGCTGTTCAGAGCCCGACCCCCTGCTGGCCACACTGGAGAA ACAAGAAACAGTAGAACAATTGCTGTCCAACATCTTTGACAAAGAGAAGAACGAGTCTGCTATTGTCAGTGTAATCCAGATTCTTCTTACCCTCTTTGAGACACGGAGACCGGC TTTTGAAGGCCATTTGGAGATTTGTCCACCTGGTATGAACCACCCATCATTCTCTGTCAATCAGAGCATTCTAGATGCTGTCAGGCCCAGACTCAAAGATTTTCACCAGCTTTTGCTTGAGCCCCCAAAG AAAACAGTCTTGAACACCACGTGGGGAGTGCTGGATCCACCCGTGGGAAACACTCGCCTTAATGTGGTGCGACTAGTGACCAGTCTTCTGCAGACCAATACTCATATCATTAACCAGGAGCTCATTGCCCTGAACACACTGGGAGTCATACTA GACATGTACTTCAAGTACTTATGGAATAACTTCCTACACACACAAGTAGAAATCTGTACGGCGATGATCTTAGCGATGCCTTCAACCCAAAGTGAAACTCCTGAAATTAACAGAGACACCGACCAAGAACCTATAAGAGAAAACatccttatcaaacat CTCTTTCAGAAGTGCCAGTTAATACAAAGAATTCTTGATGCCTGGGGATCAAATGAGAAGGAACA GGCTGAAGGTGGGCGACGGAGAGGTTACATGGGTCATCTGACAAGAATAGCAAACTCTGTAGTACACAATAGTGACAAGGGTCCCAACGCAGCACAGATTCAGCAGCTCATCTCAG AACTTTCAGAGGAGGACAGGGAAAGATGGGAAGCGTTCACTTCAGGACAGCTAGCAGAtacaaacaagaaaaacactgtaGACTTA GTTAACACGCATCACATACACTCATCCAGTGATGATGAGGTAGATTTCAAAGACAGCGGTTTTCATCAGGACTCCTCCCTACAGCAA TTTGGCTTCAATGACGAAGAGTTTGCCGATCAGGATGATGTCGGGGA TATTCCCTTTGATAGAATATCAGACATCAACTTTTCCTTGAACACAAATGAAAGT GCAAACATGGCGCTCTTTGAAGCCTGCTGTAAAGAGAAAATCCAGCAGTTTGAAGATGCCGGCTCTGACGAGGAGGATATTTGGGACGAGAAAGACGTCACTTTCGCACCGGAAGCTCAGAGACGTTCTAG AAGCTCAGGAAGTACAGACAGCGAGGAGAGCACGGATTCTGAGGAGGAAGATGGCAAACGAGACCCATTTGAGTCTGGGAACGCCACATCAGATGACAGAATGGAAGTGGACAATGGGGATG GTCAAGTCTGGACGGCAAATTTTGATGACATACCAATGGACACTGGCAGCTCAGCGACTCCCAACGCACCCACGTCAGCCTCCCGGCCTACTTTGCCTGAACCTTCAGGCTGGAGCTCTCCAAACACTGCTGCTGATGGTGAGACGGGCTGGGCCGACTTCTCGAGCTTCACACCTGTCAG CCCCAAGGATCCTTTGAGGAGCAATTCCCCTGTAGCCATGGAGACCAGCATAGAGGCGACGGACCCTCTGGGTGTCAATGCACCCATGCCACAAGAAA ACACAGATCAGTGGCTTTCCAACGACATCACCCCCACATTCCCCAGTGGAAAGGTAGAGGCCTCAGAACCCGAGGAAGAGCCCGCCAGCGACCGCATCACCGAAACGGTCACCAACGGCTCCATGAAGGAGACGGTCAGTCTTACTGTAGACGCCAAAACCGAAACTGCTGTTTTCAAAAG AGTGTTGAAATCGTATCG CGAGGAAGAGAAACTATCTACCTCTGAAGATGCATCTGCAAAGCTCCTTGCTGCCGAGACTGGAGAGTCGGAGAAGAACAATTGTCCAAGCAACTGTCAGAAACCAGG TTTAAAGCACTTAGATGAAAAAGCAAACGCCACTTGCGACGCTCTAAATGGACCTCTAGAGGATGAGGCCACTATGGACGAAGCCAA ATCAGAGCAGCGCGCTGCCAACCCCGAGGCAACGGTGAACGGTCCAGCGTGA